The DNA window AAGGCGGCGGCGCCCTGCTTGCCGTAGACGGGGATGCCGTCCTTCCAGGTGGCGCGGCCGCAGAGCACGCCGTTGAACTTCACGCCCGTGTCGCCGGCCAGCTCCAGGGTCTCGCTGAACTCGGCGTTGGACACGCCCGCCGAAAGATAGATGAAGGGCTTGGTCACGGCTTGG is part of the Terriglobales bacterium genome and encodes:
- a CDS encoding tagatose 1,6-diphosphate aldolase; amino-acid sequence: QAVTKPFIYLSAGVSNAEFSETLELAGDTGVKFNGVLCGRATWKDGIPVYGKQGAAAFRQWLETEGVKNIENVNQKLKKATSWFPIYEAEPAMATR